Below is a genomic region from Lasioglossum baleicum unplaced genomic scaffold, iyLasBale1 scaffold1623, whole genome shotgun sequence.
CCAGTCGCTTCTCCAAACCcggcctctccctctctctctccctctctccatctctctccatctctctctctctctctctctctctctctctctcccccgttCGTTTGgatttcgcgcgcgcgcgcgcgaggccAATTTCTCCTCTGGTCGGGACGCGCGCGAACGTGGCTTCGGCGATTGGGACGGAAGCGATCGACGAAGAAGCAGAACTTTCCCGCTTTTCTCGCTGTTGGCGGCTTTTTCCGGACGAACGTTCGAGGCAAAGTGGATGGCGCTGGCTGTTAGCGGTAATCTCGCGCTGGAGCACGCGCGACCGTAGCCTTTCCTCCCCACCTCCAGCCTCCTTTTCCTCCTCCTTCCCTTCCTCTTTCCCTCTCCTTTTTCCTTTCTCCTTCTTCGTCGCGCGATCGTTTCTTTCGCCTCCCGATTTCCCTCTCGCTCGGTCGcgcctccctccctctctttctctcgctctctctctctctctctctctctcttctggcCGTGCTCGAGGCTCGACCGCGTTTACGCAAAGACGATTCCGCGTTCGAATTCCCGGCCGATGGGTACCGCTGGCATCGCCGAGTCTCGCGAGCCCGAGGATCGTCGAGGAGGAAAAACGAGGTAAATAGAAACCGATCGCGCCGATTTCCAACGGGGTCCGTGTTCGGCGgcggcggaggaggaggaggaggaggaggattcgCGAGAAACTCGCGCGAGAAGGTTCGCCTGGAGGAAACGGCGGTTTACGTAACGCGACCAATCGGAATAACTTTCCGCGCGCGGTTCCAGCCGGCTGCCGAAAAAGAACGGGCGATTCTCGCGGAAGGTATCCGGTGGTTGGTGCACGCGCGTGCGCGTACGTGCACGTGTCGCGGTGGTTGGCCATCGGGACGCGAGGCAAGAACGAGATAATACCCTTCCAGGGGATCGCGGTAGTCCGAATACCTCGCCATCTCCGCGAACGCGAAACTCCGTCCTAATCGCGGCTAAACTCGAAACTCGTCTCGTCCCTTTAGGGCCGAGATaaagggtgagagagagagagagagagaaagaaggaggAAAAGAAGCGCGTCGAAAATTTCGCTCGACTTTCTATAAGCCGTGACGCGATCGTAGGTTTGGCCGCATTTTTTCCAGCCGTAGGAGAACGCGTCGAGATTCTATGCAAATGTCGGTCGGGAACAGTCGCCCCCGGACGAGTGGAAGAAAGGGCGGCATCTCGGACGGAGAGGCGTGGGGCGCGTGCGCGCGATAACGGTGGCGTTTGGCGGATCAACCCTCGCGCGAGTCGCGAAGGCTCGGCACGCGGAGGGAGAGACGAGAGGCTGCTCGTAACTGCGCGTTTCTCGGAATCACCGCGAACCGGCTGTTACACGGATTTCCGAAGAAAGATTCCGTAGGTTGGGAGCGCGTGACTCGTTGAAAATATACGGAGAGGTCTAGCGCAAATATACCGACGGCGGGAAGGTTACGACAACAATCGTTGCTCGGATGGACGCGTCGCGAACGGTATCGCTCGATCCACCCTCTTCCTTTCttctctttcctctctttccTCTGTTTCTGTGGATCGCGAGGGACGGAGAGCCGCGTTCGCGCGACACGCGGCGGGCACCTCGCTATCCACAGCCCTTGATCCGAATTCGCGCCAGCGCGTACGCTTGCTACTCGCTCGCTTTTCTCGCGAATCCGTTCGTTTCTTCCGTAACCGctcctatctctctctctctctctctccccctcggTATGTGTCCTCGGGCAGAGAGATCGAAATTTGCTTCTCTCTTTCTAGCAAGAATCGTCGTGATCGCGGCGGGCGGGCGGGCGAGGGCGAGGACGCAAGCGAAAGGAAGATGAGGACGAAGCGATTGTCATCGAGACCGTTGATCCTAGTCGCGGTCGTGCTGGCTTCGATTTCGTCGATCGATCGTTGCGACGCCTCGGAAAGCATAATAGGTGAGTTCGAAACGGCGCTCGTTGGCTCGTCGCGCACCTCGTCGTCTGCTCGGTCCGCCGCAAATTCGGCAACGATCCCGATCCCGATCCCGATCGAAAGTCGGTGGAAGAAACGCGAACGAGACGCGTCACGCTCCATTTGCGAGTTTTAAACGCTCTATTCTTAGTCTATCTCCATTATCTGCCGGTCTATTTGCGCCGCGCGCGCGATCAGTCGCTCGGACCGCCACTCGAAACGACTCGCACTGGAGAGCACGTTTCCTCTCTTTCCCTCGATATTCCGTAGATATATTCGCCGATGTTTCGCCGATGTTTCGCCGATGTTTCGCCGATCCGGGACCAACTGATTGCATAATTGCGCCAGCGATGTACGCCCGCGCGTTTGCCTTGACTTTCGATCCAATCCGTCCCCAAacgtctctcgctctctccctctcctcctcttcctctccaCGCGAGAAACGTCGACGcgaataagagagagagagagagaggaggagcgAGAGTTGGAGCGAGGTTCGAGAGGACGAAACGCGTTTTCTCGCGAAACGGAACTCGACGCGCGGCGAGAACAAAAGAATCCGGGGGGAAAGGAAACGCGGAGAGGGGGGCCGGGTccgcggggagggagagggaaagagaaagagaaagagaagagaaagagaaagagaaggcgAACGGCGAAGGAAACGGTCCGCGCGAACGCCAACGCCGCGTTCTTTCTCGCACGCATTCCTGCGCACGTTGAGGAAAAATGGAGAAGAGAGGGAGAAAAAAAAGGGCGAAATTGGGAAGCGGAAGCGCGGTGTCGCCGCGGAAGGGAGCGCGATCGCGCGACGGAGAGAAGGCGATGGGGAAAGAGGTGCGCGGAGGAGAGGTTGGGGCGCAGGTTGTTAAAGGAAGGTTGCTTAAAGTGTGCAGGAATGGGAACGTGCGCGAGGGAACCTCGAGAGAGGAAGGTTAGGACGATGGCTTCTCGCTGACCTAACACGACGCGGCTGGGAAAGGCTGGCCGAACCGTCTCGACCTCTCGTAGATATATGACCTTCGATGCGCGCACGATCGATCCCACCGGATATCGATAGCTGTGTATCACGTAAGTACAAGAAGAGGCGACGAACCGACCGATCCACCGCCGCGTCTCTCCGAGATCCACCGATCGATATATCTCCACCACCGTTCCGCGTGCGTTACTCGCCGTTCCCGGCCTCCTCCTCTGCTTCCAGGAAGCCGAGAGACCTGCGACGTCGAGGGAGAGGACTTTACCGTCGACAAGATTCCCAACACCAGGTGTTTCAACTGCTTGTGCAAGGTAAGTGTCTAGCTAGACCGCTAGACGCGCTAGAGATATATCCCAGTCTCGGCTTCTTCGCGACGTCTCTCCGAACTCTCTCTCGGCTTATCGCCGCGGCTATCGGACGCGCCAGGATTCCTCCGACCATTATCTCGCCACGCGTTCGTTGATCTCGCCGTCGTCTCCGTCGTCTCCGTCGTCGTGGTCGTCCCTTAGGCACCGTGACCACCGGCGGCACCCTTGGCAGATGTGACGAACGCGTCCCGTTCGACGATTACGCGCGTACCGCGATCCGAGAGTAATCTTGCTTGTTTTCCAGAGACGCGCGCGACCTTCTCGCGTTCTCGCTTATACGCTCGAGACCACCCGTGTGACCCGCGTTAAATTGCTTTACGTAATTCCGACGCTAGATAAACCCCAAAGGTTTAATTATAGGCCGCGATAAGAGGCGAGAGAGAAATAATTACGCCGGGGAAGTCGGACGATAGTCGCGGGAAAAGTATCCAGCTGTTTCTCTTCTGTTTCGCAGAACGGCTTCGTCGAGTGCAGGAAACAGCAATGCCCGAGCATCGAGGGTTGCTACACGTTGCTGGAGCCACGCGAGGACGAGTGTTGCCACAGGTGTAAAGGTACGCGAGGACGAGAGAAGAACGGCATCTCCGCCGctaatcgttcgaatcgctctAATTTTCTTCCACGCTTCGACCACGCGTTCTCtctctgagagagagagagagagagagagagagagagagggagggagtgaGAGGGAGCGCGGGGTCAAGCGCGGGTTTAAGAAAGACAGATAGGAGGAggaaaagagaggaagagaagtGGAAGCGAGTGGAATGTCCGGGGCGGAGCATTGTTCCCGGGGTACAAAGACGCTTCTGTTCGTCGATACGTCGATACGCCGATAAACCCGGGGAACTTCGGCATCGCCGCGGTCGACTGTTTACACCGGGAACGAGGATCGCTTATCTTTCTCGTCTGCTAATCGCGCGCTAGCCCCGACGTCTAGCTCTTCTCTTCGCCAAATTCCTCGATTGCTCCTCGTCCACGTACCGCCACGGGGTGGCTACTTTTCCGATAGATCCGATACGCGATcgccattctctctctctctctgtctttctttctTGTTCCGGCCGTTGGACGGTGACGAAAGTTTGCGAAAGGTTGCACGCGGAACGGGGTGTACCATGGATCGGAGACGGAGTGGACCGAGGGGAACGAGCCGTGCAGGATCTTCACTTGCAAGGCCGGGGTGATCACCGAGTCGCGATTGCACTGCTACAACACGCCTTGCGCGAACCCTATACCTCCAGCGGCGGTCAGTGTTGCCCGACTGTGCGCCGGTAAGTAACCTCGCGAGAGGGAGGCGATGGCGATTCAGGAGGATGTGTGTCACGCGTGCTTCGCAGATGCCACGTGAACGGGCAAATGGTGACGGCGGACAGATCGGTGACCACGACCGAGGGACCCCTGCGTGACTTGCAGATGCAACGGCGGCCGGTTGACCTGCGCGAAACAGGCTTGTCCGGTGCTGCATTGTCCCGGCTCGAGAATCGTCCCACGACCCCGGGAATGTTGTCCGCGTTGCAAAGGTATGGTAGAGCAGTTTCGTGGTAAACGGGGCCGGTCGGTTTGCTCCTCGCTCTAATCGTTGTTTGCGCGCGGTCGCGCGACCAGGCAGCGGAAGATACTTGTCACCGCCGAAAGGTGCGGCATGCTGGGAATGGGTGTCTACAACTCCGGCAATCAGTTCTATTTGGATCAGTGCACGCGATGCAGCTGCTCCAACTCGGCCGTCTCCTGCGTCCGGGGAGACCTGCCCGGTCCACGACTGTCCCGCCGAGCACCAGCTCGCTCTCACCCGGGTCGTTGCTGTCCCCAGTGCCCGAGGTCGAGGAGGCCGGCCGTCTTGCACCTACGCCGGCAAAACTTACGGGGCGAGTATCCATTCCTTCTCCTTTCTTCCTTCctaccttccttccttccttccttccttcctttcttccttccttccttccttgctTCCTTTCGGGATTTAAAGGTTCTGTTTTGTCCTAGGCAGGATGGCGAAAGTTGGAAGCTTGACTCGTGCAAGGCATGCGCCTGCATGCAAGGTAAAGTACGATGCGCGATGCCCATGTGCCCGCCGTTGAATTTGCCCTGTCCGCCCAACTCCAGGCTCGAGCATCCGGAAGGCCAGTGCTGTCCTCGTTGCGTCGAAAGTAAGCAAATCGAACCTATCTCTCCCCTCTCGCTCTCCTCCGTGAACGTTCTCGCATCGTTGCCACGACAGGTGACGGAGTGTGCACCGTGTTCGGGGACCCGCACTATCGCACCTTCGACGGCAAGTTTTACAGCTTCAAGGGAGCGTGCAAGTACCAGTTGGCCAGCGATTGCTCGGGACACACGTTCAGCGTTCGAGTGACCAACGACGCCAGGTCGACGAATCGTCCGCTTGGACGAAAACCATCGCGATCAGGTAAGAGCACCGGTTGCGTCCGCTACTCCGGACCGCGCTAATCTCTGCCTGTTTCGTT
It encodes:
- the LOC143220811 gene encoding LOW QUALITY PROTEIN: BMP-binding endothelial regulator protein-like (The sequence of the model RefSeq protein was modified relative to this genomic sequence to represent the inferred CDS: inserted 6 bases in 5 codons; deleted 7 bases in 5 codons) — its product is MRTKRLSSRPLILVAVVLASISSIDRCDASESIIGSRETCDVEGEDFTVDKIPNTRCFNCLCKNGFVECRKQQCPSIEGCYTLLEPREDECCHRCKGCTRNGVYHGSETEWTEGNEPCRIFTCKAGVITESRLHCYNTPCANPIPPAXGQCCPTVRRCHVNGQMVTADRSVTTTEDPCVTCRCNGGRLTCAKQACPVLHCPGSRIVPRPRECCPRCKGSGRYLSPPKGAXMLGMGVYNSGNQFYLDQCTRCSCSNSAVSCVRETCPVHDCPAEHQLALPGRCCPQCPXGRGGRPSCTYAGKTYGDGESWKLDSCKACACMQGKVRCAMPMCPPLNLPCPPNSRLEHPEGQCCPRCVESDGVCTVFGDPHYRTFDGKFYSFKGACKYQLASDCSGHTFSVRVTNDARSTXSSAWTKTIAIKVGDLKVNLGQKMRVKXNGKKVEIPYRVANRLDVNRTADSIIVSTQIGIKVLWDGISFLEVSAPTSYRGRLCGLCGNFNSLPKDDFTNRRGRLLQDPQPFGQSWLVGAKRSCLRAKPSNLDRNRRCRKRKDHRLCNRLRSQIFDACHKKVNPTMYYKACLQDMCECPTENCYCESFTAVRARVQEVGIQLPHWRKSTRCRTGWDQFSGAGASLRSAFS